A DNA window from Helianthus annuus cultivar XRQ/B chromosome 15, HanXRQr2.0-SUNRISE, whole genome shotgun sequence contains the following coding sequences:
- the LOC110913430 gene encoding uncharacterized protein LOC110913430, with product MNNNFTKKQFGVEKELNMNVKGEVDNLPDNIDVTFSEPSDEDSVESEVVKNVVENVLKTDSDSTISNEDDDCFLNNYLPKSKVKNNLKDEPTLVMYQVCGSDKLYPDEEFPIENVNVDKLEKVFKLVEIDVSEVDRLSSSKRFLNFQKDKSYYNKPRNPPRFQNNNQNKGVYGQRDGKNNQRRNFQKSKFVNKTTLVKSSSSMNDQESEIFSKTNEEFFEKKASQTQTEGPSRVIDNRTCSKCNKVGHIARKCTNSKRKSVVVENTKKPNDVKGKAPMFVEKKIQKPEKC from the coding sequence ATGAACAATAACTTCACAAAGAAACAGTTTGGGGTggaaaaagagttaaacatgaatGTAAAGGGTGAAGTTGACAACTTGCCTGACAACATAGACGTCACATTTAGTGAACCATCCGATGAGGATAGTGTTGAATCTGAGGTTGTTAAAAATGTggttgaaaatgttttgaaaactgACAGTGACTCCACGATTTCAAATGAGGATGATGATTGTTTTCTAAATAATTATCTTCCAAAATCCAAGGTGAAAAACAACTTAAAGGACGAACCTACCCTGGTCATGTACCAGGTGTgtggatctgataagttgtaccCGGATGAAGAGTTTCCGATAGAAAATGTAAATGTGGATAAACTGGAGAAAGTTTTTAAGCTGGTGGAGATCGATGTGTCAGAGGTTGATAGGTTGTCAAGTTCCAAAAGATTTTTGAATTTCCAAAAAGATAAGTCTTACTATAACAAGCCCAGAAATCCACCACGTTTTCAAAATAACAATCAGAATAAAGGGGTCTACGGTCAAAGGGATGGTAAGAACAATCAGAGAAGAAACTTTCAAAAGTCAAAATTCGTTAATAAAACAACATTGGTGAAAAGTTCAAGTTCTATGAATGATCAAGAGTCTGAAATCTTTTCGAAAacaaatgaagaattctttgagaaaaAAGCATCACAAACACAGACTGAAGGTCCAAGTCGGGTTATTGATAACCGGACATGCTCTAAATGCAAtaaagttggacatattgcacgaaagtgcaccAACTCCAAACGTAAGTCTGTGGTTGTTGAAAACACAAAGAAACCTAATGATGTGAAAGGCAAGGCACCAATGTTTGTTGAAAAGAAGAttcaaaaacctgaaaaatgCTAA